In one Balaenoptera ricei isolate mBalRic1 chromosome 20, mBalRic1.hap2, whole genome shotgun sequence genomic region, the following are encoded:
- the MBTD1 gene encoding MBT domain-containing protein 1 isoform X5 has translation MFDGYDSCSEDTSSSSSSEESEEEVAPLPSNLPIIKNNGQVYTYPDGKSGMATCEMCGMVGVRDAFYSKTKRFCSVSCSRSYSSNSKKASILARLQVTGKPPTKKAKVLQKQPLVAKLAAYAQYQATLQNQAKTKSVAVSMEGFSWGNYINSNSFIAAPVTCFKHAPMGTCWGDISENVRVEVPNTDCSLPTKVFWIAGIVKLAGYNALLRYEGFENDSGLDFWCNICGSDIHPVGWCAASGKPLVPPRTIQHKYTNWKAFLVKRLTGAKTLPPDFSQKVSESMQYPFKPCMRVEVVDKRHLCRTRVAVVESVIGGRLRLVYEESEDRTDDFWCHMHSPLIHHIGWSRSIGHRFKRSDITKKQDGHFDTPPHLFAKVKEVDQSGEWFKEGMKLEAIDPLNLSTICVATIRKVLADGFLMIGIDGSEAADGSDWFCYHATSPSIFPVGFCEINMIELTPPRGYTKLPFKWFDYLRETGSIAAPVKLFNKDVPNHGFRVGMKLEAVDLMEPRLICVATVTRIIHRLLRIHFDGWEEEYDQWVDCESPDLYPVGWCQLTGYQLQPPASQSSRESQSGSSKQKKKAKSQQYKGHKKMTTLQLKEELMDGEDYNFLQGASDQESNGSANFYIKQEP, from the exons CTACCTGTGAAATGTGTGGGATGGTTGGTGTGCGAGATGCTTTTTACTCTAAAACAAAGCGTTTCTGCAGTGTTTCATGTTCAAGAAGTTACTCGTCAAACTCCAAGAAGGCAAGCATTTTGGCCAGACTTCAGGTAACG GGTAAGCCTCcaacaaagaaagcaaaagttCTTCAGAAACAACCTTTAGTTGCTAAACTAGCTGCATATGCTCAGTATCAAGCTACCTTGCAAAATCAAGCAAAGACTAAATCAG tagcAGTCTCCATGGAAGGTTTCAGCTGGGGTAACTACATCAATAGCAATAGCTTTATAGCAGCTCCAGTTACCTGCTTTAAACAT GCACCTATGGGGACCTGCTGGGGTGATATCTCAGAAAATGTGAGAGTAGAAGTTCCCAATACAGACTGCAGCCTACCTACCAAAGTCTTCTGGATTGCTGGGATTGTAAAATTAGCAG GCTACAATGCCCTTTTAAGATATGAAGGATTTGAAAATGACTCTGGTCTGGACTTCTGGTGCAATATATGTGGTTCTGATATCCATCCAGTTGGTTGGTGTGCAGCCAGTGGAAAACCTCTTGTCCCTCCTAGAA ctattcagCATAAGTATACAAACTGGAAAGCTTTTCTAGTGAAACGACTTACTGGTGCCAAAACACTTCCTCCCGATTTCTCACAAAAG GTTTCAGAGAGCATGCAGTATCCTTTCAAACCTTGCATGAGAGTAGAAGTGGTTGACAAGAGGCATTTGTGTCGAACACGAGTGGCAGTGGTGGAAAGTGTAATTGGAGGAAGATTAAGACTAGTGTATGAAGAGAGTGAAGATAGAACAGATGACTTCTGGTGCCATATGCACAGCCCATTAATCCATCATATCGGTTGGTCTCGAAGCATAGGCCATCGATTCAAAAGATCTG ATATTACAAAGAAACAGGATGGACATTTTGATACACCACCACATTTATTTGCTAAG GTAAAAGAAGTAGACCAGAGTGGGGAATGGTtcaaagaaggaatgaaattggaagCTATAGACCCATTAAATCTTTCCACAATATGTGTTGCGACCATTAGAAAG GTGCTGGCTGATGGATTCCTGATGATTGGGATCGAtggctcagaagcagcagatggaTCTGACTGGTTCTGTTATCATGCAACCTCCCCTTCTATTTTCCCTGTTGGTTTCTGTGAAATTAACATGATTGAACTTACTCCACCCAGAG GTTACACAAAACTTCCTTTTAAATGGTTTGACTACCTCAGGGAAACTGGCTCCATTGCAGCACCAGTAAAACTATTTAATAAG GATGTTCCAAATCACGGATTTCGTgtaggaatgaaattagaagcaGTAGATCTCATGGAGCCACGATTAATATGTGTAGCCACAGTAACTCGAATTATTCATCGTCTCTTGAGGATACATTTTGATGGATGGGAAGAAGAATATGATCAGTGGGTAGACTGTGAGTCCCCTGACCTCTATCCTGTAGGGTGGTGTCAATTAACTGGATATCAACTACAGCCTCCAGCATCACAGT cATCAAGAGAAAGCCAATCAGGTTcatcaaaacagaagaaaaaggctAAGTCCCAGCAATACAAAGGACATAAGAAAA TGACTACATTGCAGCTGAAGGAGGAGTTGATGGATGGAGAGGATTATAATTTCCTCCAAGGAGCATCTGATCAGGAAAGCAATGGCTCTGCCAACTTCTACATCAAACAAGAGCCCTGA
- the MBTD1 gene encoding MBT domain-containing protein 1 isoform X6: MCGMVGVRDAFYSKTKRFCSVSCSRSYSSNSKKASILARLQVTGKPPTKKAKVLQKQPLVAKLAAYAQYQATLQNQAKTKSVAVSMEGFSWGNYINSNSFIAAPVTCFKHAPMGTCWGDISENVRVEVPNTDCSLPTKVFWIAGIVKLAGYNALLRYEGFENDSGLDFWCNICGSDIHPVGWCAASGKPLVPPRTIQHKYTNWKAFLVKRLTGAKTLPPDFSQKVSESMQYPFKPCMRVEVVDKRHLCRTRVAVVESVIGGRLRLVYEESEDRTDDFWCHMHSPLIHHIGWSRSIGHRFKRSDITKKQDGHFDTPPHLFAKVKEVDQSGEWFKEGMKLEAIDPLNLSTICVATIRKVLADGFLMIGIDGSEAADGSDWFCYHATSPSIFPVGFCEINMIELTPPRGYTKLPFKWFDYLRETGSIAAPVKLFNKDVPNHGFRVGMKLEAVDLMEPRLICVATVTRIIHRLLRIHFDGWEEEYDQWVDCESPDLYPVGWCQLTGYQLQPPASQSSRESQSGSSKQKKKAKSQQYKGHKKMTTLQLKEELMDGEDYNFLQGASDQESNGSANFYIKQEP, translated from the exons ATGTGTGGGATGGTTGGTGTGCGAGATGCTTTTTACTCTAAAACAAAGCGTTTCTGCAGTGTTTCATGTTCAAGAAGTTACTCGTCAAACTCCAAGAAGGCAAGCATTTTGGCCAGACTTCAGGTAACG GGTAAGCCTCcaacaaagaaagcaaaagttCTTCAGAAACAACCTTTAGTTGCTAAACTAGCTGCATATGCTCAGTATCAAGCTACCTTGCAAAATCAAGCAAAGACTAAATCAG tagcAGTCTCCATGGAAGGTTTCAGCTGGGGTAACTACATCAATAGCAATAGCTTTATAGCAGCTCCAGTTACCTGCTTTAAACAT GCACCTATGGGGACCTGCTGGGGTGATATCTCAGAAAATGTGAGAGTAGAAGTTCCCAATACAGACTGCAGCCTACCTACCAAAGTCTTCTGGATTGCTGGGATTGTAAAATTAGCAG GCTACAATGCCCTTTTAAGATATGAAGGATTTGAAAATGACTCTGGTCTGGACTTCTGGTGCAATATATGTGGTTCTGATATCCATCCAGTTGGTTGGTGTGCAGCCAGTGGAAAACCTCTTGTCCCTCCTAGAA ctattcagCATAAGTATACAAACTGGAAAGCTTTTCTAGTGAAACGACTTACTGGTGCCAAAACACTTCCTCCCGATTTCTCACAAAAG GTTTCAGAGAGCATGCAGTATCCTTTCAAACCTTGCATGAGAGTAGAAGTGGTTGACAAGAGGCATTTGTGTCGAACACGAGTGGCAGTGGTGGAAAGTGTAATTGGAGGAAGATTAAGACTAGTGTATGAAGAGAGTGAAGATAGAACAGATGACTTCTGGTGCCATATGCACAGCCCATTAATCCATCATATCGGTTGGTCTCGAAGCATAGGCCATCGATTCAAAAGATCTG ATATTACAAAGAAACAGGATGGACATTTTGATACACCACCACATTTATTTGCTAAG GTAAAAGAAGTAGACCAGAGTGGGGAATGGTtcaaagaaggaatgaaattggaagCTATAGACCCATTAAATCTTTCCACAATATGTGTTGCGACCATTAGAAAG GTGCTGGCTGATGGATTCCTGATGATTGGGATCGAtggctcagaagcagcagatggaTCTGACTGGTTCTGTTATCATGCAACCTCCCCTTCTATTTTCCCTGTTGGTTTCTGTGAAATTAACATGATTGAACTTACTCCACCCAGAG GTTACACAAAACTTCCTTTTAAATGGTTTGACTACCTCAGGGAAACTGGCTCCATTGCAGCACCAGTAAAACTATTTAATAAG GATGTTCCAAATCACGGATTTCGTgtaggaatgaaattagaagcaGTAGATCTCATGGAGCCACGATTAATATGTGTAGCCACAGTAACTCGAATTATTCATCGTCTCTTGAGGATACATTTTGATGGATGGGAAGAAGAATATGATCAGTGGGTAGACTGTGAGTCCCCTGACCTCTATCCTGTAGGGTGGTGTCAATTAACTGGATATCAACTACAGCCTCCAGCATCACAGT cATCAAGAGAAAGCCAATCAGGTTcatcaaaacagaagaaaaaggctAAGTCCCAGCAATACAAAGGACATAAGAAAA TGACTACATTGCAGCTGAAGGAGGAGTTGATGGATGGAGAGGATTATAATTTCCTCCAAGGAGCATCTGATCAGGAAAGCAATGGCTCTGCCAACTTCTACATCAAACAAGAGCCCTGA
- the LOC132354720 gene encoding nucleoside diphosphate kinase B, with the protein MAHAERTFIAIKPDGVQRGLMGEIIKRFEQKGFRLVAMKFLQASEELLKQHYIDLKDRPFFPGLVKYMNSGPIVAMVWEGLNVVKTGRVMLGETNPADSKPGTIRGDFCIQVGRNIIHGSDSVKSAEKEISLWFKPEELVEYKSCAFDWIYE; encoded by the exons ATGGCCCACGCGGAGCGCACCTTCATCGCCATCAAGCCCGACGGCGTGCAGCGCGGCCTGATGGGCGAGATCATCAAGCGCTTCGAGCAGAAGGGATTCCGCCTTGTGGCCATGAAGTTCCTTCAG GCCTCTGAGGAACTCCTGAAGCAGCACTACATTGACCTGAAAGACCGCCCATTCTTCCCAGGGCTGGTGAAGTACATGAACTCAGGGCCGATTGTGGCCATG GTCTGGGAGGGCCTGAATGTAGTGAAGACAGGGAGAGTGATGCTTGGGGAGACCAACCCAGCGGATTCTAAGCCGGGCACCATTCGTGGCGACTTCTGCATTCAAGTTGGCAG GAACATCATTCATGGCAGTGATTCAGTAAAAAGTGCTGAGAAAGAAATCAGCCTGTGGTTTAAGCCTGAAGAACTGGTTGAGTACAAGTCTTGTGCTTTTGACTGGATATATGAATAA